TCTTCCACGCCACGAACTTCGTGTCCCCGCCGACGCGTCGTGCGCGGAGCGTGGTCACGATCCACGACCTGGGTTTCGAGACCTCGCCGGAGTCGGTGACCGCAGAGGTCGCGAGGTACCGGGAGCTCGTGCCCCGTGGACTGCAGCGGGCATCGGTGGTGCTCACCCCGTCCGAAGGCGTGGCGCAGGAGGTCCACGACGTCTACGGCGTGGCCACGGACCGCCTCGTCGTCAGCCCCCTGGGCGTGAGTCCGTCGTGGTCGCAGGCCGTCCCCCTCACCCGCGAGCAGCTGACGGAGCTGGGACTCCCGGACCGGTACCTGCTCTTCGTCGGCGCACGTCAGCCTCGCAAGGACCTCCCCACGCTGCTCGCGGCACATGCCGCGGCCCGGGCGACCCACCCTGACGTGCCGGACCTCCTCCTGGTGGGGCCCACGGGCTGGGGCACCCCCGTCGAGCCCGGCCCGGGGGTCGTCATCCGGGACCACCTGCCACGTGACCTCCTGCAGCGACTGGTGTCCACAGCGGACGCCGTGGTGATGGCCTCGCGGTACGAGGGGTTCGGACTCCCGGTCCTCGAGGCGATGGCCAGCGGGACGACTGTCCTGGCCAGTGACATCAGCGCGCACCGTGAGGTGGGGGGTGCGGTCCCTCGCTTCTTCCCCGTCGGGGATGCCGAGGCCCTGGCCCACCTCATCGTGACCGCTGTCCCGGACCAGGAGCGGGTGGCCCTCGGGCGTGCCCGCGCCGCGACCTTCACCTGGGAGGCCTGCGCCGAGGCCACTCTCACGGCGTACCGGCGCGCGTTGAGCTGACCCGGGGTCAGGACCCGGTCAGACGCCGGACTCGCCCGAGAACACGACGAACCACCTCGCGCACCCCGCCCTGGCGGACGTAGAGGACCAGGGTGCGGACGTCACCCCCGACACTCCAGCGCCTGGCCGGTGCCTGCATGCCCGGCGGACGCACCGCTGCGATGCCGGCCAGACGGTCGGCTGCCGGGCGGGGGTCACGGCAGTAGGCCAGCAGCGGCGCCAGCACGGTCGGCCAGGTGTACTCGTCCCGGACGCCCTGCACGGCTGCCCTGGCGTCGGCCGCCGCGGCGGGGTCCAGGAGCAGTCGCCGCAGCGCGTCCCGCAAGGCCGGGGCATCGCCTTCGGGGACGCTGGCGCCCAGACCCCGTGCGTCCACCAGGTCGGCGAAGTGGTCTCCCGTCGTGGTGACCACGGGCAGTCCCGCCCACAGGTAGTCCAGGATGCGGGTGCGGAAGGAGAACGCCGTCTCGACGTGGTCGAAGTGGGTGCTGACTCCGATGTCAGCGTCCAGGAGGTGGTTCTGCCGCTGGGAGTACTCGACCCAGCCGGAGTTGAAGAAGACGTGTTCACCCGTGAGGCCCAGGCGGTCGCTCAACGCCCTCGTCGCCGTGGCTGCCCGCATGCGCGGCACGTCCGGGTTCGGGTGCTTGAGCCCCATGAAGTAGAGCCTGACGTCGTGCACGTCCGCGCGCAGCAGGTCCACGGCCCGCACGACGGTCTCGGGGTCGAACCAGTTGTAGACCCCGCCCGCCCAGATGACGACCCGGTCGTGTGCGCCGATGCCCGGGACCACCCCCCTGATCCCAGGGCCGTCACGACGCGGGGGGTCGGCCGACAGCCCGAACGGGACGACGTCGATCAGACGCCGCAGTGTGCGGTCCTCGTCGTAGGTGCGGGGGTTCAACCTCCCGGCGGCCGCCAGCTGCCCCAGCCAGAAGTCACGCTGCTTCTCGCTGGCGCAGATGAAGAAGTCGCCCCGGACCATCTGGTCGTTGAGGGTGTTGACCGCTCCGGCGACGATGCGTGCGTACTCGTCAGGCTCCTCGTCCTTGGCCTGCTCGAGCTGCTCCAGGTGGAGCGGGTCGTAGACGTCGCACACCAGCAGCACGTCGGACTCGGTGATCCAGGGAGCAGCGGTGAGCAGGTAGCCCTGCACGATGGCGACGTCAGCCCATGCCACGTGCTCACGCAGTCCGTCGAACGTGACCGCGGCCGTCTCGAAGCCCTCGCCCGGGCGGTCGCAGGCGCTCGTGCTGACCAACCTGACGTCGTGCTCCCGGCCCAGTTCACCGGCCATGTGCCAGGACCGGATGGCCGGACCCGCCATCCGGTCGGAGATGGTGTCCCCGCACACGACCAGGACCCTGCGCTGCCTGACGGCCTCCGTCGTGCCGGCCTGCGTCACCGGCGCTGTCAACCCCGCAGCCGGCCGTAGACACGCCGCGGGAGGGCGACTGCGCGGAACGTCTTCGTCGCCTCCGTCCTGGCCACCAGCTGCTCGGCGCTCTCCCGCCCGTCGAGCGCCGTCTGCAGGGCCTGCTCGGCAGCCGCCAGCTCCCGGACGACCTTGTCCCGGTCGACGGTCATGGCGTTCAGGGCCACGTCGGTGTGCTCGGCACGGGCCTGGCACTGCGAGTGGGCGGCTCGCAGCTCGGCGAGCTCCCTGTTCGCGTCCAACAACCGCCAGGCCACCTGCGACTCCGCCCGGACGACGTCGTCGGGCGCAGCCCTGAGGACGAACTGGTAGACCCCCGATTCCGGGTCCTGACGGACTGCCTCGACGAGCTCGGCGGGGTAGTCAGCCGGGTCGAGCTGCAGCTCCGTGCCGAAGAGCGGCGCGTACGTCGCCCGGACGTCGACCGGGACCATGCCCGCCTCGCGGAGGAAGGCGTCGAGGTTGGACCGGGTGAAGAAACGGACGTGGGTCTCGTCCAGGAGTCCGGTGGACCGGTAGTCGAACTTCCCACGCAGCAGTGCGAGCCGGACGTCACCGTGGGCGATGTTCGGGACGGAGATGACGACACTGCCCCCGGGGACGAGGAGCCTCCTTGCCCCGCGGAGGACCGGGAGGGGGTCCCTGAGGTGCTCCAGGACGTCACCGAAGACGACGACGTCGAACGAGGCGTCCTCGAAGTCGTCGTAGATCCCCGGTGCCTCGAGGTCGCCGACGACCACGTGGTCCAGGAAGGGCCTCGCCTTGTCGGCCGAG
This sequence is a window from Geodermatophilaceae bacterium NBWT11. Protein-coding genes within it:
- a CDS encoding glycosyltransferase family 4 protein; this translates as MRVALDATPLLGPRTGVGQYVDNLVRSLAGRGDGPEIVLTPFTLRGGEMPSDVPAGVRWRHLPVPARLLQRAWSRSPHPSVEWFSGPVDVFHATNFVSPPTRRARSVVTIHDLGFETSPESVTAEVARYRELVPRGLQRASVVLTPSEGVAQEVHDVYGVATDRLVVSPLGVSPSWSQAVPLTREQLTELGLPDRYLLFVGARQPRKDLPTLLAAHAAARATHPDVPDLLLVGPTGWGTPVEPGPGVVIRDHLPRDLLQRLVSTADAVVMASRYEGFGLPVLEAMASGTTVLASDISAHREVGGAVPRFFPVGDAEALAHLIVTAVPDQERVALGRARAATFTWEACAEATLTAYRRALS
- a CDS encoding glycosyltransferase family 4 protein, with the protein product MCGDTISDRMAGPAIRSWHMAGELGREHDVRLVSTSACDRPGEGFETAAVTFDGLREHVAWADVAIVQGYLLTAAPWITESDVLLVCDVYDPLHLEQLEQAKDEEPDEYARIVAGAVNTLNDQMVRGDFFICASEKQRDFWLGQLAAAGRLNPRTYDEDRTLRRLIDVVPFGLSADPPRRDGPGIRGVVPGIGAHDRVVIWAGGVYNWFDPETVVRAVDLLRADVHDVRLYFMGLKHPNPDVPRMRAATATRALSDRLGLTGEHVFFNSGWVEYSQRQNHLLDADIGVSTHFDHVETAFSFRTRILDYLWAGLPVVTTTGDHFADLVDARGLGASVPEGDAPALRDALRRLLLDPAAAADARAAVQGVRDEYTWPTVLAPLLAYCRDPRPAADRLAGIAAVRPPGMQAPARRWSVGGDVRTLVLYVRQGGVREVVRRVLGRVRRLTGS
- a CDS encoding class I SAM-dependent methyltransferase → MSVSKYDIELSAGEDQTSHGLMMALVGANKRVLDVGCSTGYLAKALREHGNAVSGIEYDQASADKARPFLDHVVVGDLEAPGIYDDFEDASFDVVVFGDVLEHLRDPLPVLRGARRLLVPGGSVVISVPNIAHGDVRLALLRGKFDYRSTGLLDETHVRFFTRSNLDAFLREAGMVPVDVRATYAPLFGTELQLDPADYPAELVEAVRQDPESGVYQFVLRAAPDDVVRAESQVAWRLLDANRELAELRAAHSQCQARAEHTDVALNAMTVDRDKVVRELAAAEQALQTALDGRESAEQLVARTEATKTFRAVALPRRVYGRLRG